The Stenotrophomonas maltophilia sequence TCCCAGCTCAGTTCGGCGGTCGGTGCCGGCGCGGCCGGGCGGCCCAGCGCATTGAGTGCGGCGGCATCGGTGCCGCCGGCCGCGGCGTCGGCAGCCGGAGCCTTGCCCTTGCGATAGACCTTCCAGGCGATGAAGCCGAGGATCGCGGACAGCGTCAGGAAAGCGACGTTGGGCATGCCCGGCACCAGGCCGACCACGCCGATGATGCCGGCGGTGATCGCCAGCGCCCGGTACTGGCCGAACACCTGGCCGGTCATGGCCTGGGCCATGTCCTGCGAACGCGAGGCGCGGGTGACCAGCATGGCCACGGCGCTGGAGACCAGCAGGGCCGGCAGCTGCGCCACCAGGCCGTCACCGATCGACAGCAGGGTGTAGGTGGCAGCGGCCTCGCCGAACGGCATGCCATGCTGCAGCACGCCCACCGCCAGGCCGCCGAGCATGTTGATGAACAGGATCAGGATGCCGGCGATGGCGTCGCCGCGGATGAATTTGCTGGCACCGTCCATCGCGCCGTAGAAGTCGGCTTCCTCGCGGACTTCCTCGCGGCGCAGCTTGGCTTCTTCACGCGTCAGCAAACCGGCGTTGAGGTCGGCGTCGATCGCCATCTGCTTGCCGGGCATGGCGTCCAGGATGAAGCGCGCGGTCACTTCAGAGACGCGGCCGGCGCCCTTGGTGATCACCACGAAGTTGATGATGGTCAGGATCGCGAACACCACGATGCCGACCGCGTAGTTGCCGCCGATCACGAATTCGCCGAAGGCGGCGATGACCTTGCCCGCGGCGTCGTGGCCGTTCTGGCCGTTGAGCAGGATCACGCGGGTGGAGGCGACGTTCAGCGCCAGCCGCAGCATGGTGGTGATCAGCAGCACGATCGGGAAGATGGTGAAATCCAGCGGGCGCTTCACGTAGACCACCGCCAGCAGCACCATCAGCGAGATGGCGATGTTGAAGGTGAACAGCGCGTCGAGCACCGGCGCGGCCAGCGGCACCACGACCATGGCCAGCAGGGCCAGCACGATCAGCGGCGCGCCAAGGCCCTGGCGGATCATTTCCAGGGCGCGGCGGGTGTTGAATCCGGTGGAGGGCTGGGCGCTCACGGGCGGCCTCCCTTGCCGAATTCATCCACCTGGATGTGCGGGGCGTCCGGCATCGGGCCAGTGCGCCAGGCGCGCAGCTGGTAGACGTAGGACAGGACCTGGGCGACGGCCGAATACAGTCTCACGGGGATTTCCTTTCCGAGTTGGCCTTCCCGATACAAGGCGCGTGCCAAAGGCGGGGCAGAGACAATCGCGACCTTGTTGCCGTCGGCCACTTCACGGATGCGCAGGGCGGTCTCGTCCACGCCCAGGGCGACCACGGTCGGGGCGTTCATGGCCCCGCCTTCGTACTTCAGGGCCACCGCGTAGTGGGTGGGGTTGACCACCACCACGTCGGCGGTGGGCACTGCTTCCATCATCCGGCGGTTGGCCAACTGCTGCTGCAGCTGGCGGATGCGGCCCTTCACCTCCGGGCTGCCTTCGCTTTCCTTCATTTCCCGGCGCAGCTCTTCACGGGTCATCTTCAGCTTGCGCATCCAGTTCCAGCGCTGGTAGGGCGCGTCGATGGCGGCCAGTACCAGCATGGCGCCGGCAGTGGCCAGCAGCAGCCGCAGGGTGAAGCCGAGGCCGTCGGTGATGGCCGTTTCCAGCGGGTGGTGGATCAGCCCGCGCAGGGTGTCGAAGCCGGTCCAGACCACCAGCCCGGCGGCGACGCCGACGAAGGCTACGCGCAGCAGCGACTTGGTGAACTCGGCGATGGCCTCCGGGCCGTACAGGCGCTTGAGCCCGCTCATCGGGTTCATGCGGTTGAAGTCCGGCAGCATCGCTTTCTGCGACCAGCGCAGGCCACCCATCACCAGCGGTGCGACGAAGCTGGCCAGCAGGCAGACCAGCACCAGCGGCGCGATCACCAGCATGAACTGCAGCAGCAGGTCGCCGAAGTGGCCGAACAGTTCCTTCGGGTTCTGCCGCAGGCTCTGTTCCGGGCTCAGCGCCTGCTTCATCCAGGTCGCGGCACCACGGCCGATCGAGCCGCTCATCGCCATCACCGCCAGCACGCCGGCGCCGAACACGGCGGCCGTGCCGAGCTCGCGCGAGCGCGGCAGGTTGCCCTGTTCACGGGCGTCGCGCAGGCGTTTTTCGGTAGGTTGTTCGGTCTTTTCGCCGGCGGATTCGTTCTCGGACATCACGGGGCACTACGGCAGGGGATGCCGGGGTGCCTGCAAGAACCGTTCCGCTAGCCGTCAGTCGCGAACGGCAGCACTGTGTGTCTGCTCCTGCTCACTCTGGCGTTCGCAGTGCCCTATGCGCTGCCGCGCTATCGCATTTAGCGGGCGGGGAAGATCGTTCAACTGCTGCTGTAGAAGGGGGCAGCTAGCAGCTACATGAGGCATGATGGCAAGACACGCAGAAGAGAAGGGCGATGCTGAATGGATTGCAGGATGGGATATCGCAGCAATGAGCTTTGACATAGTCGTTTTGAAGCTGGAAGACCTCGGTGAAAAAGACCTGTCCAATGTTGAGGCTGTGCAGGATATCGGGTGTCCCCAGGCCGTAATCGCATCATTGGAGTTGGTGTTCCCCGGATGTGTCCAAGGTGCATTCTCGGATGGTGAGCGCTACTCGCTCGAGTCCGCTCTAAATGGAGACCCGGTGAGCTCCATACACCTTACTCTTGGATTCGGTCGAGCATGGTCTGAGGCAGCCAATGCTGAGTTCATGGCCCTGCTTTCAACACTTTGCCAGAGGTTGCAGTCAGTCGCTTTTGCGGTCTCCGACAACTCGAGGCTCGCTCCTCCCTACCCGGTCACGCTGGATTGATTTGCTCACGCCGGGCTGGCCCAGGCGCGCGGCCGTGTGGGTTCATCACCCCCCACCTTCGGGCGCTTTGAAGCCAGTGGCCAGCTCCATCCACGGCCGCAGCAGGTCATGCGGCCGCGCCGGCAATACGGCTGGGGTTGCCGGGTGCACAAGAACTGTTCCGTGATGGCGGGGCGGCGGTGTCACCCGGTCGGCGTTACCGCCTGCAGCGGAATCGTCAGAACACTGTCGCTGTGCCAGTCCACCTGCAGCGGGGCGCCTGCATCGGCAGCCGATTCGTCGCTGACATCGCGCCCGGTGCCGTGGTTCACCTGGTGCATGGCGTCCTTCAGTACATCCACCTTCACCAGCAGGCGGCTGCCGGCGGCCAGTCGGCGCGCCACCATGCGCGTGCGGTCGAAGGGCAGGCGGGTCCATTGCCCGGGTTGCAGCAGCTGGCGCGTTGTCGGGTCGCGTACATGGCTGGCCCGGCCCATGTAGTAGGACAGCTGCATCCGACGTCCATCGGCGAGCAACTCGTACAGGGTGACGGTGAAATCGAAATCCCGCTTGTTGATCCGGACCGTCAGGTCGCCGGAGAAGCTGCCAACCATGTCCATGGGACGGGTGAACGGGTCGGAGACGAAGGACAGCGCGGTATCCACCTCGTCCCGCGCGGCGATGATCGGAAACGGGTAATAGCCATGCCGCATTTCATTGCGGTCGGCCAGGTCCACGGTCTGCCTCAGCTGGCCCGGTACGGGTGGCTGTTCCTGCAGCCGGTGGTAACCATCGGACGATGCCTGGTCGGCGGAGAGATGGTAGCGGCGGTGATCGCCGGCCGCGGCCTCCAGCGTTGCCGCATGACCCCACGTGTTGGCGCCCATCAGCTGATAGTTCACACGGTTGGGCACCAGCGCCGGTCGCGGGGCACCGCGCAGTACATGGTCCAGCCATTGGAAGGTCAGTGCGGGCGTGTCGAACTGCGCGACAGGGTCCAGCTCATATCCACGCAGCTGCATCGGCTTGAGCGCCGACTGCGCGCCGCCATGGTCGTAGGGGCCGATCAGCAGGGCATGGTCGGCGTCGGGACGGTGCTGCAGGTGGTCCTTGAAGTACTGCAGTGCCGAGATCTGGCCATCGTCGTAGTAGCCGGTGATGGTCAGCACCGGTATGCGGATGTCGTTGAACTGGTTGCCATGCGGGACCATCGCCTGCCAGTAGGCATCGTAGGACGGGTGGGCCAGCCAGCGCTGCAACCATGGGTTGGGTGTGCCATCGACCTGGTCGATCTGCCGGTAGGGGCGGCCGGAGGCATACCAGCGTCGGCCGAGTTGGGACCAGCGGCGGTTCTGCGCGTAGGTAGCCTTGTCCAGCATCGGGCCATTGGCCACGTAGAACGCCCAGCCATAGTTGGCGCTCAGGAAGACGTTGTTCTCCATCGGCAGGCCCTGGCCGGGGATGGCGGCAACGTAGGGCACGATGGTCTTCAACGCAGGATGGTGGTGGCGCGCCGCAGCCCAGGCGGTGAAGCCCTCGTAGCTACCGCCGTACATCGCCACGCGGCCATCGCTCCACGGCTGGCGGCTGATCCAGTCGATCGCCGCGGTGGCATCGTTGCCGTCGTGCTCGTAGGGGGCGATGGTGCCGATACCCTGGCCCTTGCCACGGGCGTCCACCACGATGCCCGCATAGCCATGCGCGGCAGCCAGCAGCATCTTCAGCCGGTTCTTCGGTGGATCGGTGTAGATGGTGAACAGCATGGCTGTCGGCAGAGCTGCCGATGCGGCGCGAGGACGGGCCAGCTGCGCCGACAGCACGACGCCATCGCCGGCGGGGATGCGCAACGCATCGTCGATGGCGAAGCGGCGCTGTTCTTCCGCCGCAACCAGCGGAGGGGCCAGTGTGGCGGCCAGCGTCTGTGCGCGCAGTACCGCCCGCAGGCGCAGCAGGTCCAGTGCGATGGCCTCGCCGATGGTCGCGGCACCCGCCTGCGCCGCGATGGCCTGCTCCAGCTGGGCGCGCACCGGGGCTGGCTCGACCGAGAGCGCGGCATCGGCCTGCACCGCGGCAACGTCGTCGAGTGCAGCGAAGGCGCCGTGGAAGGCACGCGCATAGGCGGCTGTGTCCCGCTCGCCGGCGGTGGCGAGCAGCAGCATCGGCACCCAGCGCTGCACCGCCGCGGTGTCACCGTCGCTTGCCAGCGATGCGCGTGCCTGCTGGATCGATTGCCGCGCTTCGGCCGTCTGGCCCACCGCCAGCAGCGCGTGGCCGCGCTGTGCATCGGTCAGGCTGGGGGACTTCAACACGCCCTTGCCGAGGGCCTGCAGGGCGGCGTCGACCTGGGCCGGGGAAGCATCGGCTGGCAATGACCAGGGCAGATCAGCGGCGGCGGCGTGGCCAACAGCAAGGGCCAGCAACAGGCCAGCAAGGGTGGTGCGTAGGGCCACGGACGCTTCCTTGGATGACGGAGGAACGGCTCATCCACGCATGGCGTGGATCTACCGGGGATCGACACTCAATGGTAGCGCCGGGCCATGCCCGGCGGGTGCGCGCCCCGATGTCAGCCGGGCGGGTGTTGCCGCGGCGGGCTCTGCGCCAGTTCCACACGCGGCCGCGGCAGGTCGTGCAACTGCATGAAGCGCGCCGCATCGACCGGGCGGCCGAGCAGGTAGCCCTGCAGGTAGTCGCAGCCCAGGCGCTCCAGGTAGGCGCGCTGGGCGGCGGTCTCCACGCCTTCGGCGACGATGTCCATGTCCAGCGCGTGGCCCAGCGCCACGATCGCCGAGACGATCACCACATCCTCGGCGCTGTGTTCCAGATCGCGCACGAAGGCGTGGTCGATCTTGATCTCGGTGGCCGGCAGCCGCTTCAGGTACAGCAGGCTGGAATAGCCGGTGCCGAAGTCGTCGATGGAAATGCCTACGCCCAGTGCCGACAGTGCCTGCAGCAGGCGCAGGCTGGTGTCGGTATCGCGCATCACCGTGCTTTCGGTGATCTCCAGCACCAGGTGCCGTGGCGCGATGTTGTGGCGCTCGATCACCGTGCGCACGTCCTGCAGCAGGTGTGGCGAGCTGAACTGCACCGGCGACAGGTTCACCGACATCGACCAGCCTTCATGCCCGGCGTCGTGCCAACGCCGCAGCTGCTGGCAGGCCTGGTCCAGCGCCCAGCGCCCGATCTCGTTGATCGCACCGCTGCGCTCGGCCAGGCGGATGAATCGATCGGGCGGAATCAGGCCATGTTCCGGATGCCGCCAGCGGATCAGCGCCTCGGCGCCGGCCACCTTCTGTGTCGCCACGCGGATCTTGGGCTGGAAGTTCAGGAACAACTGGTCGCTGCCGATCGCCCGGCGCAGGTCGGCCAGCAGCCGGAACTGCTGCTCGGCACTGTCGTTCATCCAGTCGGCGAACAGCACGAAGGCGTTGCGTCCGGATTCCTTGGCCTGGTACATCGCCGCGTCGGCAAACGCCATCAGCTGCCGCTCGCTGGCGGCGTGGTCGGGGCAGATCGCCACACCGATGCTGGCGGTGACCTGCAGTTCGTTGTCCGGCAGCAGCGGTCCACTGCCGACCGCCTGCAGGATGCGCCGGGCGAGGGTAGGCAGATCCTCGTCGTGCTCGATGCGTACCACCAGCACGAACTCATCGCCGCCCAGGCGGGCCAGCATGTCGTGGGGGCGCAGCAGCTGGCGGGTGCGCTCGGCCACCGCCACCAGCAGCGCGTCGCCGGCCTGGTGGCCATAGGCATCGTTGACCTGCTTGAAGCCGTCAAGATCCATGAACATCACTGCGAAACGGCTGCCGCCCTGTTCGGCCTCGGCCAGCGCCTGCACGATGCGCCGCTGCAGCAGCAGGCGGTTCGGCAGGCGGGTGAGCGGATCATGCAGTGCAGCCTGGGTCAGCTCCTGCTGCGCGTCGGTCAGCGACGTGCTCAACATCGAGTTGCGCAGGCGGAGCAGCTGGGCCTCGACCCGCTGGTCCAGCCACGACACCACCAGCACCACGGCCAGGATTGCGACGGTCAGCATCACCACCAGCATGGCCAGCCATTCGCTCTGCAGGCCATCGCCGACCGCCGCGCCACAGATGCTGCCTTCCGGAAAGCGTGCGGCGGCCATGCCGGTGTAGTGCATGCCGACGATGGCCAGCCCGAGCAGGCCGGCGGCCGCGAGCCGGTCGCCGACACGGGTGCGCTGCGCGCGCAGGCGGAATGCCACATACAGTGCAGTCCACGAGGCGGCGACCGCTACCATCAGCGAAAACAGCAGCCAGCCCGGGTCATAGTCGATGCCGGGTTGCATGCGCATCGCGGCCATGCCGACGTAATGCATGCCGGCGATGCCGGTACCCATCAGCAATGCCCCGCCGGCCAGGCGTGGATGCGGCAGGGTGCGCAGTGAAACCAGCCACAGCGCGAACACCGACGAGGCGATGGCCAGGGCCAGCGAGAGCAGGGTGATGGGCAGGTCGTAGCCCAGTGGAATGGGCAGGTCGAAGGCGAGCATGCCGATGAAGTGCATCGACCAGATGCCCAGGCCCATGGCGAAGCCACCCCCCAGGCGCCACCACCACGCCGCGCCCTTGCCTGGCGCGGTGACGGTGCGTCCGGCCATCGCCAGCGCGGTGTAGGAAGCCATCACGGCGACCAGCAACGAAATCGCCACCAGCCACGGATTGTACGTGCCTACCAGCATTCGTCAGTCTCCCGGACCTGCCTGTCGACGGAAACCACGGTGGGGCATGCATGAGGCAGGCCGACGCAGGGCGGCGGCCACGTGCGGCATCCCCCCGGTTGCCGCGCATTCACTCTAGCGCGCAGACCCGGGGGAAGGGCAAGCAGTAAAACGTGATGATCGGGTCAGTGTGTGACCGCGTCCGCAGCCTGGAAGGCGGCGTTGAACAGGTGCTGCACCGGCGGGCCCATTTCGCCGGCCAGCAGGGCCAGCAGGAACAGGCCCAGCAGCAACGAGACCGGCAGGCCCAGCTGGATCGGGTTCAGTGCCGGCGCGGCGCGGGCCAGTACGCCGAACGCCAGATTGACCGCCAGCATCGCCACCGTCAGCGGTATTGCCAGGGTCAGTGCGCCGCGCAGGACCGTCAGCAGGAAGGTCGGGGCAATGCTGAAGAACGCGTGCGGGTCGGGCAGCGGGGCGCCGATCGGCAGTGCCCGGTAGCTGTCCACCACCAGCGAGATCAGCGCGAGGTGGCCATTGGCGGTGAAGAACAGCAGGCCGAACATCAGGTAGAACCACTGCCCGATCACGCCGGAGGTGCCGCCGCGCAGTGGGTCGCTCATCTGCGCGAAGGCCAGGCCAGTGCCCTGGGCGATCAGTTCGCCGGCCAGCGCACCGGCTTCGAACACCAGGCGCAGCAGGAAGCCGATGGACACGCCGATGGCCAGTTCCCGCGCGATGGTCAGCACGGTGGCGGCATCGAAGCCGGTCCAGTCCGGTACCGGTGGCAACAGCGGTGCCAACGCGATGGCAAGGGTGCCGGCCAGGATCACGCGGATCCGTGCCGGCACCGCGCGGGTGCCGACCATGGGCATGGCCATGGCCACCGCACCGATGCGCAGCATGGTCCACAGTACGGTGCCGATCATGCCAAAGGCCTGCAGGCCGTCGGCAGCCATCTGGGTGGCAGCGTCCATCGAAGCGCGTGTCCTAGCCGATCAGGTGCGGGATGCGCTGGAACAGCAGCGTGGTGAATTCAACCAGGTGGCCGATCAGCAGGCTGCCGAGCGCGAACAGCACCGCGGTCAACGCCGCCGCCTTGGCAACGAAGGCGATGGTCGGTTCGTTGAGCTGGGTCGCGGCCTGCACGACGCCGACCACCACGCCCACCACCAGTACGGTGAGCAGCAGCGGGCCGGCCACCCACAACACGGTGATCAGGCCGCCACGCAGTTCGGTCAGGGCAAGTTCGGGAGACATCGTCTTTCCATCGGTAGCGCCGGGCCACGCCCGGCGACGCTTGTGTAGCGTCGAGCCAGGCTCGACGGCCGTTACGGGGTTGAATCAGGCCGGATTGAAGCTGGCCGCCAGCGTTCCCACGGTCAACACCCAGCCATCGACCAGCACGAACAGCAGGATCTTGAACGGCGCCGACACCAGCATCGGCGACAGCATCATCATGCCCATCGACATCAGCACGCTGGCCACCACCAGATCGATGATCACGAACGGGATGAAGATCAGGAAGCCGATCTCGAAGGCGGTCTTCAGCTCGCTGGTGACGAACGAGGCCACCAGCACCGGGAACGGGATCGCATCGGGGCTGGCGTAGGTGCCGTGCCCGGCGATGCCGGCGAAGGTCATCAGGTCGGTCTCGCGGATCTGCGCCAGCATGAAGGCGCGCAGCGGCGTGGTGGTCAGCGTCCAGGCGGTCTGGAAGTCGATGTCGCCGTTGAGGTAAGGCGCCATGCCGGTGCTCCAGGCTTTGTCCCAGGTCGGCAGCATGATCATCGCGGTGAGGAACAGGGCCAGGCCCAGCAGCACCTGGTTGGACGGCGTCTGGCCGGTGCCCAGCGCCTGGCGCAGCAGGCCCAGCACGATGATGATGCGGGTGAACGAGGTCAGCACCAGCAGCATCGACGGGATCAGGGTGATCGCCGTCATCAACAGCAGGGTCTGCAGTGGCAGGCTGACCGGTGCACCACCGATCTTGCCGACGTTGATGTCCGGCAGTGGCGTGGTCGGTGCGCCGGGCGCGGCGAGCGCCAGTGCCGGCAACAGGCACAGGGCAAGCAACAGCAGCCACGGCATCAGGGTGGCAAGACGGGTACGGGTGACACGCATGTCAGGGGTCCTTGCGCAGCCGCTGCTGCAGCAGCTGGGCGAAATTCGGCAGGTTCTTGAAGTCCGGCACGCGTACCGGCGCCGGTGGCGGCAACGGTTCGGGCAGGGTATGCAGGGTGTTGATGCCGCCGGCGGTGACGCCCAGCAGCAGTTGCTGGCCATTGACCTCGACCACCACCACGCGCTCCTTGGCGCCGACACTCAGGCTGGCCACCAGCTTCATGCCTTCTGCAGGACGGAAGCCGCTGCCGGGCATGCGCTTGAGCAGCCAGCCCAGGCCGATGACCAGGGCCAGCACTGCCAGCAGCGCCAGCACTGCACCGAACAGGCTGGGTGCGGCGGC is a genomic window containing:
- the flhB gene encoding flagellar biosynthesis protein FlhB; the encoded protein is MSENESAGEKTEQPTEKRLRDAREQGNLPRSRELGTAAVFGAGVLAVMAMSGSIGRGAATWMKQALSPEQSLRQNPKELFGHFGDLLLQFMLVIAPLVLVCLLASFVAPLVMGGLRWSQKAMLPDFNRMNPMSGLKRLYGPEAIAEFTKSLLRVAFVGVAAGLVVWTGFDTLRGLIHHPLETAITDGLGFTLRLLLATAGAMLVLAAIDAPYQRWNWMRKLKMTREELRREMKESEGSPEVKGRIRQLQQQLANRRMMEAVPTADVVVVNPTHYAVALKYEGGAMNAPTVVALGVDETALRIREVADGNKVAIVSAPPLARALYREGQLGKEIPVRLYSAVAQVLSYVYQLRAWRTGPMPDAPHIQVDEFGKGGRP
- a CDS encoding flagellar biosynthetic protein FliQ, which gives rise to MSPELALTELRGGLITVLWVAGPLLLTVLVVGVVVGVVQAATQLNEPTIAFVAKAAALTAVLFALGSLLIGHLVEFTTLLFQRIPHLIG
- a CDS encoding CocE/NonD family hydrolase; this translates as MALRTTLAGLLLALAVGHAAAADLPWSLPADASPAQVDAALQALGKGVLKSPSLTDAQRGHALLAVGQTAEARQSIQQARASLASDGDTAAVQRWVPMLLLATAGERDTAAYARAFHGAFAALDDVAAVQADAALSVEPAPVRAQLEQAIAAQAGAATIGEAIALDLLRLRAVLRAQTLAATLAPPLVAAEEQRRFAIDDALRIPAGDGVVLSAQLARPRAASAALPTAMLFTIYTDPPKNRLKMLLAAAHGYAGIVVDARGKGQGIGTIAPYEHDGNDATAAIDWISRQPWSDGRVAMYGGSYEGFTAWAAARHHHPALKTIVPYVAAIPGQGLPMENNVFLSANYGWAFYVANGPMLDKATYAQNRRWSQLGRRWYASGRPYRQIDQVDGTPNPWLQRWLAHPSYDAYWQAMVPHGNQFNDIRIPVLTITGYYDDGQISALQYFKDHLQHRPDADHALLIGPYDHGGAQSALKPMQLRGYELDPVAQFDTPALTFQWLDHVLRGAPRPALVPNRVNYQLMGANTWGHAATLEAAAGDHRRYHLSADQASSDGYHRLQEQPPVPGQLRQTVDLADRNEMRHGYYPFPIIAARDEVDTALSFVSDPFTRPMDMVGSFSGDLTVRINKRDFDFTVTLYELLADGRRMQLSYYMGRASHVRDPTTRQLLQPGQWTRLPFDRTRMVARRLAAGSRLLVKVDVLKDAMHQVNHGTGRDVSDESAADAGAPLQVDWHSDSVLTIPLQAVTPTG
- the fliR gene encoding flagellar biosynthetic protein FliR gives rise to the protein MDAATQMAADGLQAFGMIGTVLWTMLRIGAVAMAMPMVGTRAVPARIRVILAGTLAIALAPLLPPVPDWTGFDAATVLTIARELAIGVSIGFLLRLVFEAGALAGELIAQGTGLAFAQMSDPLRGGTSGVIGQWFYLMFGLLFFTANGHLALISLVVDSYRALPIGAPLPDPHAFFSIAPTFLLTVLRGALTLAIPLTVAMLAVNLAFGVLARAAPALNPIQLGLPVSLLLGLFLLALLAGEMGPPVQHLFNAAFQAADAVTH
- the fliO gene encoding flagellar biosynthetic protein FliO translates to MLAVGKAAAPVGPQVGQHAAAAPSLFGAVLALLAVLALVIGLGWLLKRMPGSGFRPAEGMKLVASLSVGAKERVVVVEVNGQQLLLGVTAGGINTLHTLPEPLPPPAPVRVPDFKNLPNFAQLLQQRLRKDP
- a CDS encoding putative bifunctional diguanylate cyclase/phosphodiesterase, encoding MLVGTYNPWLVAISLLVAVMASYTALAMAGRTVTAPGKGAAWWWRLGGGFAMGLGIWSMHFIGMLAFDLPIPLGYDLPITLLSLALAIASSVFALWLVSLRTLPHPRLAGGALLMGTGIAGMHYVGMAAMRMQPGIDYDPGWLLFSLMVAVAASWTALYVAFRLRAQRTRVGDRLAAAGLLGLAIVGMHYTGMAAARFPEGSICGAAVGDGLQSEWLAMLVVMLTVAILAVVLVVSWLDQRVEAQLLRLRNSMLSTSLTDAQQELTQAALHDPLTRLPNRLLLQRRIVQALAEAEQGGSRFAVMFMDLDGFKQVNDAYGHQAGDALLVAVAERTRQLLRPHDMLARLGGDEFVLVVRIEHDEDLPTLARRILQAVGSGPLLPDNELQVTASIGVAICPDHAASERQLMAFADAAMYQAKESGRNAFVLFADWMNDSAEQQFRLLADLRRAIGSDQLFLNFQPKIRVATQKVAGAEALIRWRHPEHGLIPPDRFIRLAERSGAINEIGRWALDQACQQLRRWHDAGHEGWSMSVNLSPVQFSSPHLLQDVRTVIERHNIAPRHLVLEITESTVMRDTDTSLRLLQALSALGVGISIDDFGTGYSSLLYLKRLPATEIKIDHAFVRDLEHSAEDVVIVSAIVALGHALDMDIVAEGVETAAQRAYLERLGCDYLQGYLLGRPVDAARFMQLHDLPRPRVELAQSPPRQHPPG
- the flhA gene encoding flagellar biosynthesis protein FlhA, which encodes MIRQGLGAPLIVLALLAMVVVPLAAPVLDALFTFNIAISLMVLLAVVYVKRPLDFTIFPIVLLITTMLRLALNVASTRVILLNGQNGHDAAGKVIAAFGEFVIGGNYAVGIVVFAILTIINFVVITKGAGRVSEVTARFILDAMPGKQMAIDADLNAGLLTREEAKLRREEVREEADFYGAMDGASKFIRGDAIAGILILFINMLGGLAVGVLQHGMPFGEAAATYTLLSIGDGLVAQLPALLVSSAVAMLVTRASRSQDMAQAMTGQVFGQYRALAITAGIIGVVGLVPGMPNVAFLTLSAILGFIAWKVYRKGKAPAADAAAGGTDAAALNALGRPAAPAPTAELSWDELRPVDPLGLEVGYRLIPLVDSNQGGELMARIKGVRRKLTQDVGFLIPSVHIRDNLELPANGYRVLVHGVPVATAEIHPDRELALDPGSALGALEGIAGKDPAFGLDATWIQPHQRAQAETLGYTVVDPATVVATHLSHLIREHAPELLGHEEVQHLLANLAKSAPKLVEDLTPKALPLSAVVRVLQNLLVERIPIRQLRKIAEALVEHAPSSQDPAVLTAAVRTALGRFIVQEIAGMSAELPVFTLNPQLERVLQESTQGNGAALEPGLAERLHQSLAECVSKQEARNEPAVVLVPGPVRAALARLVRHSVPSLSVLAYSEVPEDKRLKLVGTIS
- the fliP gene encoding flagellar type III secretion system pore protein FliP (The bacterial flagellar biogenesis protein FliP forms a type III secretion system (T3SS)-type pore required for flagellar assembly.), with translation MRVTRTRLATLMPWLLLLALCLLPALALAAPGAPTTPLPDINVGKIGGAPVSLPLQTLLLMTAITLIPSMLLVLTSFTRIIIVLGLLRQALGTGQTPSNQVLLGLALFLTAMIMLPTWDKAWSTGMAPYLNGDIDFQTAWTLTTTPLRAFMLAQIRETDLMTFAGIAGHGTYASPDAIPFPVLVASFVTSELKTAFEIGFLIFIPFVIIDLVVASVLMSMGMMMLSPMLVSAPFKILLFVLVDGWVLTVGTLAASFNPA